A section of the Chryseobacterium ginsenosidimutans genome encodes:
- a CDS encoding DegT/DnrJ/EryC1/StrS family aminotransferase produces MKKIQMVDLQSQYYKIKNEVDNAVLNVMDSAAFINGPEVKSFQNELESYLDVKHVIPCANGTDALQIALMALDLKEGDEIITADFTFAATVEVIHLLKLTSVLVDVDYDTFTISTDAIKKAITPKTKAIIPVHIFGQCANMEEILKIAEAHNLYVIEDNAQAIGSEYTFSDGSVKKAGTMSTVGTTSFFPSKNLGCYGDGGAIITNNDELAHRLRGIVNHGMYERYYHDEVGVNSRLDSIQAAVLRKKLPNLDHYNEARKKAADYYDEAFAGNENILTPKRADYSSHVFHQYTLRILNGKRNELQKFLTEKEIPAMIYYPVALRKQKAYYQESNDADFVNTDKLLDQVISLPMHTELDDEQLKYITDAVLEFMK; encoded by the coding sequence ATGAAAAAGATTCAAATGGTTGACTTACAAAGTCAGTATTACAAAATAAAAAATGAAGTAGATAATGCAGTTTTAAATGTAATGGATTCCGCGGCTTTTATTAACGGGCCGGAAGTAAAGTCTTTCCAGAATGAATTAGAGTCTTATTTAGACGTAAAACACGTTATTCCTTGTGCAAATGGTACCGATGCACTTCAGATTGCTTTGATGGCTCTTGATTTGAAAGAAGGAGACGAAATTATCACAGCAGATTTTACCTTTGCAGCAACAGTGGAAGTTATTCATTTATTAAAGCTTACATCTGTTTTGGTAGATGTTGATTATGATACGTTTACGATTTCAACGGACGCAATAAAAAAAGCAATCACGCCTAAGACAAAAGCAATTATTCCTGTACATATTTTCGGACAGTGTGCAAATATGGAAGAAATTTTAAAAATTGCAGAAGCGCATAATTTATATGTAATCGAAGATAATGCACAGGCAATTGGTTCTGAATATACATTCTCAGACGGAAGTGTAAAAAAAGCGGGAACAATGTCTACTGTAGGAACAACTTCTTTCTTTCCATCGAAAAATTTAGGTTGTTATGGAGACGGAGGTGCAATTATTACTAATAATGATGAATTGGCACACCGTTTAAGAGGAATCGTAAACCACGGTATGTACGAAAGATATTATCATGATGAGGTAGGGGTAAACTCAAGATTAGACAGTATTCAGGCTGCAGTTTTAAGAAAGAAACTTCCTAATCTGGATCATTATAATGAAGCAAGAAAAAAAGCGGCAGATTATTATGATGAAGCTTTTGCAGGAAACGAAAATATTTTAACACCAAAAAGAGCGGATTATTCTAGTCACGTTTTTCACCAATATACGTTGAGAATCTTGAACGGAAAACGTAACGAATTACAGAAATTTTTAACTGAAAAAGAAATTCCTGCAATGATTTATTACCCTGTAGCTTTGAGAAAACAAAAAGCTTATTATCAGGAAAGTAATGATGCGGATTTCGTAAATACAGATAAATTGTTGGATCAGGTGATTTCTCTTCCGATGCACACGGAATTGGATGATGAGCAGTTGAAGTATATTACGGATGCTGTGTTGGAGTTTATGAAATAA
- a CDS encoding S8/S53 family peptidase: MKRTLLFCLLAGYSVTFAQTSLVFVFFKDKPNKAAFYANPLSELSQKSLNRRTSLGITLNDQDAPIEQSYITNLQSLGFTVTDYSKWLNGAAVNATPAQIVTLQAQTYVQSVESFAKNSSGGTKVKNVNKWDDPANSTNKVLTIFDYGSGSAQIDQINLRPLHLAGYTGTGVTIAVIDAGFPSVNIGSAYSRLWTNGHIKGGYDFVAKGTDIYNTSLSNHGSVILGAIGGYIQDTFVGAAPDADFYLYRSENAAVEIPEEELYWIEAAEEADRKGVDMITTSLGYATFDDPKYNYTYANLNGTTSFIARGAEIAVNKGIFTLFAAGNSGVQPWHYLLTPADNAKVFTIGSVDSAGASSNFSSYGPNSAGVIKPDGSTRGTASLSVYNNTTTTVNGTSIATPIAAGGVACLIQAFSMMNRDLMRNKLRENASLYPSHTDQMGFGILNFGNFYNNVLSTSELVKKNNIAIFPNPVKNILNIASESDVLSLEVYDNLGRLITKNNNQKSVKVEDFSKGVYYLKIQTKDKVYYEKFIKE, translated from the coding sequence ATGAAAAGAACTTTACTCTTTTGTCTTTTAGCGGGTTACTCTGTAACTTTTGCGCAGACATCGCTTGTTTTTGTATTTTTTAAAGACAAGCCAAACAAGGCTGCATTTTATGCAAATCCTTTATCTGAGCTGTCTCAAAAGTCTCTCAACCGAAGGACTTCATTAGGAATTACACTTAATGATCAGGATGCTCCTATAGAACAATCTTATATTACGAACCTTCAAAGTTTAGGATTTACCGTTACAGATTATTCGAAATGGCTGAATGGCGCTGCTGTTAATGCAACTCCGGCTCAGATTGTGACGCTTCAGGCGCAGACTTATGTACAGTCCGTTGAAAGTTTTGCTAAAAATTCTTCGGGAGGAACGAAAGTTAAAAATGTCAATAAATGGGATGATCCAGCCAATTCTACCAATAAAGTTTTAACAATATTTGATTATGGTTCAGGTTCTGCCCAGATTGATCAGATTAATCTTCGTCCGCTTCATTTGGCAGGTTATACGGGAACCGGAGTTACTATTGCTGTAATTGATGCCGGATTTCCAAGTGTTAATATCGGTTCTGCCTATTCAAGATTGTGGACAAACGGTCACATTAAAGGAGGATATGATTTTGTAGCGAAAGGCACAGATATTTACAATACCAGTTTAAGTAATCATGGCTCTGTGATTCTGGGAGCCATTGGAGGTTATATTCAGGACACTTTTGTAGGAGCTGCACCAGATGCAGACTTTTATCTTTACCGAAGTGAAAATGCTGCCGTAGAAATTCCTGAAGAAGAATTATACTGGATTGAAGCAGCGGAAGAAGCCGACAGAAAAGGTGTTGATATGATTACGACATCTTTAGGTTATGCAACTTTTGATGATCCGAAATATAATTATACTTACGCTAATCTGAATGGCACAACATCTTTTATTGCAAGAGGAGCAGAAATTGCTGTTAACAAAGGTATTTTCACATTATTTGCTGCCGGAAATTCCGGGGTACAACCGTGGCATTATCTCCTGACTCCGGCTGATAACGCAAAAGTTTTCACGATCGGATCTGTAGATTCTGCGGGAGCATCATCAAACTTTTCGTCATACGGTCCCAATTCCGCAGGAGTGATAAAACCGGACGGAAGCACAAGAGGAACTGCAAGTCTTTCAGTTTACAATAATACCACTACCACCGTGAACGGAACATCGATTGCAACGCCGATTGCAGCCGGAGGAGTGGCCTGTTTAATTCAGGCTTTTTCTATGATGAACCGAGATTTGATGAGAAATAAATTGAGAGAAAATGCCTCACTTTATCCAAGCCATACCGATCAAATGGGTTTCGGTATTCTTAATTTCGGAAACTTTTATAATAATGTTCTGAGTACTTCCGAATTAGTTAAAAAAAACAATATTGCCATTTTCCCGAATCCTGTTAAAAATATTCTGAATATTGCTTCTGAAAGTGATGTTTTGTCGTTGGAAGTTTACGACAATTTAGGAAGATTGATTACCAAAAATAACAATCAGAAATCTGTAAAGGTCGAAGATTTTTCGAAAGGTGTTTATTATCTGAAAATTCAGACTAAGGATAAAGTTTATTATGAGAAATTCATAAAGGAATGA
- a CDS encoding phosphoenolpyruvate carboxylase has translation MIHDQRAEKFRQIVENKFQIYNSLFMSLPYDKMTNIGMLLPFLCEESKVGYEAGKTPEEIVEEFFKNHTDLQTEEQKTELLFKIIQYIERQVVLFDSIEDAAFPTIHSESDNGTVTNMYERSLQDHKLEKIREKLKDFAVKIVFTAHPTQFYPNSVQRILHDLRNAITTDSITNIDMLLQQLGKTPFVNKEKPTPIDEALSIIYYLRYVYYDTIGELFTKIKTTFGNDHYHVHEDLIQLGFWPGGDRDGNPFVTADVTKRVAEELHSAILKAYYNNLKSVRRRLSFRGVSDVLTKLSNELYSAIFRNEKITAENIINRLEEAEKILVEQHNSLFLDLLVNFKDRVKIFGTHFATLDVRQDSRIHQQVIDKVFSKINGNTEATFEDKFNKLIQISEKVNPDDFEDIVKDTLLTVSQVSEIQQLNGLRGMNRYIISNSDAVKDVMNVYAFFKVCGYQDEEINMDIVPLFETMEGLANAENVMQELYKNPIYKKHLLKRGNQQTIMLGFSDGTKDGGYLKANWEIYKTKEVLTKLSEQNGIKVVFFDGRGGPPARGGGKTHDFYASQGKTIANNKIELTIQGQTITSIFGNKEQAKYNFEQLLTAGVENDVFKNSKKDLTEKERELIIELADISYKKYSDLKAHPMFVPYLQEMSTLEYYGKTNIGSRPSKRGGGSELKFEDLRAIPFVGSWSQLKQNVPGFFGFGFAMQEMKEQGRFDEVRELYKGSDFFKTLVLNSMMSMNKSYFPLTYYIKKNPKFGEFWNVLFDEYQLSKNIMLELTGFKMLQEEDPLSRKSVKIREKIVLPLLSIQQYALMKIQKGEGNKEAYEKLVTRSLFGNINASRNSA, from the coding sequence ATGATACACGACCAACGCGCAGAAAAATTCAGGCAGATCGTGGAAAATAAATTCCAGATCTACAATTCATTATTTATGAGCCTGCCTTATGATAAAATGACGAATATCGGGATGCTTCTCCCGTTTCTTTGTGAAGAAAGTAAAGTCGGTTATGAGGCCGGAAAAACACCCGAAGAAATTGTTGAAGAATTCTTTAAAAATCACACCGATTTACAGACTGAGGAGCAAAAAACCGAACTCCTTTTTAAAATCATACAATATATCGAAAGACAGGTTGTTTTATTTGATAGTATCGAAGACGCAGCCTTTCCTACTATTCACTCCGAAAGTGATAACGGTACCGTAACCAATATGTACGAACGTTCATTGCAGGATCACAAACTGGAAAAAATCCGTGAGAAACTGAAGGATTTTGCAGTGAAAATTGTTTTTACGGCGCACCCGACACAGTTTTATCCGAATTCGGTGCAGAGAATCCTTCATGATCTTAGAAATGCAATTACGACAGATTCTATCACCAATATTGATATGTTATTGCAACAGCTGGGAAAAACTCCGTTTGTAAATAAAGAAAAACCAACTCCTATTGATGAGGCATTGAGCATCATTTATTATCTGAGATATGTGTATTATGACACGATCGGCGAACTTTTCACCAAAATAAAAACGACTTTCGGAAACGATCATTATCATGTGCATGAAGATTTGATTCAGCTTGGTTTCTGGCCGGGAGGTGATCGTGACGGAAATCCTTTTGTGACTGCAGATGTAACGAAAAGAGTAGCAGAAGAGCTTCATTCTGCGATTTTAAAGGCATATTATAATAATCTGAAATCTGTAAGAAGAAGATTAAGTTTCAGAGGAGTTTCCGATGTTCTGACAAAGCTGAGCAATGAGTTGTATTCTGCCATTTTCAGAAATGAAAAAATTACAGCAGAAAATATTATTAATAGACTTGAAGAAGCAGAGAAAATCTTAGTTGAGCAGCATAATTCGTTATTCCTTGATCTGTTGGTTAATTTTAAAGATCGTGTGAAGATTTTCGGAACTCACTTTGCTACATTGGATGTTCGGCAGGACAGCAGAATTCATCAGCAGGTAATTGATAAGGTTTTTTCTAAAATTAATGGAAATACTGAAGCGACTTTTGAAGATAAGTTCAACAAATTAATTCAGATTTCAGAAAAAGTGAATCCTGATGATTTTGAAGATATCGTAAAAGATACTTTACTGACGGTTTCTCAGGTTTCAGAAATTCAGCAATTGAACGGATTGAGAGGGATGAACCGTTATATTATTTCTAATTCTGATGCCGTAAAAGATGTGATGAATGTGTATGCATTTTTTAAGGTCTGCGGTTATCAGGATGAAGAAATAAATATGGATATTGTTCCGCTTTTTGAGACAATGGAAGGTCTTGCCAACGCCGAAAATGTAATGCAGGAATTATATAAGAATCCGATTTACAAAAAACACCTTTTAAAAAGAGGAAATCAACAAACGATAATGCTTGGTTTCTCAGACGGAACGAAAGACGGAGGTTATTTGAAGGCGAATTGGGAAATCTATAAAACTAAAGAAGTTTTAACAAAACTTTCCGAGCAAAACGGAATCAAAGTCGTATTTTTCGACGGTAGAGGCGGGCCTCCTGCAAGAGGTGGAGGAAAAACTCATGATTTTTATGCTTCGCAGGGAAAAACAATTGCCAATAATAAAATTGAATTAACCATTCAGGGACAGACGATTACAAGTATTTTTGGAAACAAAGAACAGGCAAAATACAATTTTGAACAGCTTTTAACAGCAGGAGTTGAAAATGATGTTTTCAAAAATTCTAAAAAGGATTTAACCGAAAAAGAAAGAGAATTAATTATCGAATTGGCAGATATCAGTTATAAAAAATATTCAGATTTAAAAGCGCATCCGATGTTTGTTCCTTATCTGCAGGAAATGAGCACGTTGGAATATTATGGGAAAACGAATATCGGAAGCCGCCCATCAAAACGTGGTGGTGGAAGTGAACTTAAATTTGAGGATTTAAGAGCAATTCCGTTTGTAGGTTCATGGTCACAATTGAAACAAAATGTACCTGGATTTTTCGGATTCGGTTTTGCCATGCAGGAGATGAAAGAGCAGGGAAGGTTTGATGAAGTAAGAGAACTATACAAAGGTTCGGATTTCTTTAAAACTTTAGTTCTAAATTCGATGATGAGTATGAATAAGTCATATTTCCCATTAACGTATTACATTAAAAAGAATCCTAAATTTGGTGAATTCTGGAATGTTTTGTTTGATGAATATCAACTTTCAAAAAACATCATGCTTGAACTGACCGGTTTTAAAATGCTTCAGGAAGAAGATCCCTTATCCAGAAAGTCAGTTAAAATCCGTGAAAAAATTGTGCTGCCGTTGTTGAGTATTCAACAATATGCATTAATGAAAATTCAAAAAGGAGAAGGCAATAAAGAAGCCTATGAAAAATTGGTGACGCGTTCTTTGTTTGGCAATATTAATGCGAGTAGGAACTCGGCGTAA
- a CDS encoding TM2 domain-containing protein, with translation MYYILIIIIIKFVFIKLHTGTINLENKILKNKISAALLALFFGYTGAHRFYLNQDKKGYKYLFSFTLIILLSTVIYLFDLKNHFILFSNYLLVVLIILLVVSDFFSFLIITDEKFDDKYNGYNSNTYFKEIQDEIDSYYKYIKTIDLIKIKKGDHKKGAYNDLIKELINIYEKMITVPVSEMKLYWNEFNNLQNEINKINISVGDPKINYFTFFTTYLPENDSF, from the coding sequence ATGTATTACATTTTAATCATTATAATTATTAAATTTGTTTTCATTAAACTACATACAGGAACTATTAACTTAGAAAATAAAATATTGAAAAATAAAATTTCAGCAGCTTTGTTAGCTCTTTTTTTCGGTTATACTGGGGCGCACAGATTCTATCTTAATCAAGATAAGAAAGGTTATAAGTATTTATTTTCATTTACTTTAATAATTCTACTCTCTACAGTAATATATTTATTTGATCTAAAAAATCATTTTATTTTATTTTCAAATTACTTATTAGTTGTCTTAATCATATTACTTGTTGTTTCCGATTTTTTTTCATTTCTAATAATTACAGATGAAAAATTTGATGACAAGTATAATGGATATAATAGTAATACATATTTTAAAGAAATTCAAGATGAAATTGATTCTTACTATAAATACATAAAAACCATTGATTTGATAAAGATTAAAAAGGGAGATCATAAAAAAGGAGCTTATAATGATTTAATTAAAGAGCTCATTAACATTTATGAGAAAATGATCACTGTTCCCGTTTCGGAAATGAAACTTTATTGGAATGAATTTAATAATTTACAAAACGAAATAAATAAAATAAATATTTCGGTTGGAGATCCTAAAATTAACTATTTTACTTTTTTCACAACTTATTTACCAGAAAATGATTCTTTTTAA
- a CDS encoding DUF2971 domain-containing protein yields the protein MILFKYKSIALPSEDKKVYSESFIRDCKCLINNQLWFSSLENLNDPFEGVFQIDTSIGKALKLLKKDVDVEKLENLKIEIIKNKKKNCGILSLTTDNQNLLMWSHYTNNQKGYCVEFNLELNNFIRFNNKKLNSKVDLKKVSYSDEYPKASILHNDNNMIFGYKSKCWDYEKEYRFISANSGLHTYDENCLKTIFLGADCGLIEEILLCSIAYIKGAKVYKSKLFSDKFKLYFLPYDLVSLNQKINCQRFINEALV from the coding sequence ATGATTCTTTTTAAATATAAATCTATTGCATTACCGTCAGAGGATAAGAAAGTTTATTCTGAATCATTTATAAGAGATTGTAAATGCCTGATAAATAACCAACTCTGGTTTTCATCATTGGAAAATTTAAATGATCCTTTTGAAGGTGTATTCCAAATCGATACTTCAATTGGAAAGGCATTAAAATTATTAAAAAAAGATGTTGATGTTGAAAAATTAGAAAATCTCAAAATTGAAATAATCAAAAACAAAAAAAAGAATTGTGGTATTTTATCATTAACAACAGATAATCAAAACTTATTAATGTGGTCTCATTACACTAATAATCAAAAAGGATATTGTGTTGAATTTAATTTAGAATTAAATAATTTCATACGGTTTAATAACAAAAAATTAAACTCAAAAGTAGACTTAAAAAAGGTTAGTTATTCTGACGAATATCCAAAAGCTTCCATTTTGCATAATGATAATAATATGATTTTCGGATACAAAAGTAAATGTTGGGATTATGAAAAAGAATATAGATTTATTAGCGCTAATTCAGGCTTACATACTTATGATGAAAATTGTCTAAAGACAATATTTCTTGGTGCAGATTGTGGATTAATCGAAGAAATTTTACTTTGTTCAATTGCATATATTAAAGGGGCTAAAGTTTACAAATCAAAATTGTTTTCTGATAAATTTAAACTATATTTTCTACCTTATGATTTAGTATCTTTAAATCAAAAAATAAATTGCCAAAGATTTATTAATGAAGCGCTTGTTTAG
- a CDS encoding iron-containing alcohol dehydrogenase, with the protein MLNFEFKNPTKILFGKGEIAKISKEIPKDAKVLIIYGGGSIKNNGVYDQVKEALKDHELYEFGGVPANPEYEVLINALSFIKEKNITFLLAVGGGSVIDGTKFLSAGANYAGDPWEILTKPVRTFEGEGMPFGSVLTLPATGSEMNSGYVISRRETNEKLSTGGPGLFPQFSVLDPEVVRSIPPRQIINGLTDAYTHVLEQYMTAPSSADLQERIAESILISLQETAPKVLADDFNYDAAGNFMWCCTMALNGLIQKGVITDWAVHAMGHELTAYFGIDHARTLAIIAPSHYRYNFEAKKGKLAQYAERVWGIKEGSVEEKAELGIKKLEEFFHSLHIQTKLSEYTEDFSGTAERVEKAFTERNWLGLGEYKKLTPQDAYKIVEMSY; encoded by the coding sequence ATGCTTAATTTCGAGTTTAAAAATCCAACAAAAATACTTTTCGGAAAAGGTGAAATTGCAAAAATTTCAAAAGAAATTCCTAAAGATGCTAAAGTTTTAATCATTTATGGCGGCGGAAGCATCAAAAACAACGGTGTTTATGATCAGGTAAAAGAAGCTTTAAAAGATCATGAATTGTATGAATTTGGCGGCGTTCCTGCAAATCCTGAATACGAAGTTTTAATTAATGCTTTGAGTTTTATTAAAGAAAAAAATATCACTTTCCTTCTTGCTGTTGGCGGCGGCTCTGTGATTGACGGAACAAAATTTCTTTCAGCAGGTGCAAATTATGCAGGTGATCCTTGGGAAATCCTTACAAAACCGGTAAGAACATTTGAAGGCGAAGGAATGCCTTTCGGAAGCGTTTTGACGCTGCCTGCAACGGGTTCTGAGATGAATTCGGGATATGTAATTTCCAGAAGAGAAACCAACGAAAAATTATCAACGGGCGGTCCCGGACTTTTTCCTCAATTTTCGGTTTTAGATCCTGAAGTGGTAAGATCAATTCCGCCAAGACAGATCATAAACGGATTGACAGATGCTTATACTCATGTTTTGGAACAGTATATGACAGCACCTTCTTCCGCAGATTTGCAGGAAAGAATTGCTGAAAGTATCTTAATAAGTCTGCAGGAAACCGCTCCGAAAGTTTTAGCAGATGACTTTAATTATGATGCAGCAGGAAATTTCATGTGGTGTTGTACAATGGCTCTGAACGGATTAATTCAGAAAGGAGTAATCACGGATTGGGCAGTTCATGCGATGGGACACGAATTAACGGCTTATTTCGGCATTGATCATGCAAGAACACTGGCAATTATTGCACCTTCTCATTACCGCTATAACTTTGAAGCTAAAAAAGGTAAATTGGCTCAATATGCAGAAAGAGTTTGGGGAATAAAAGAAGGTTCAGTTGAAGAAAAAGCAGAGCTGGGAATCAAAAAATTAGAAGAATTCTTCCATAGCTTACATATTCAGACAAAACTTTCGGAATATACAGAAGACTTTAGCGGAACAGCAGAAAGAGTGGAAAAAGCCTTTACAGAAAGAAACTGGCTTGGTCTTGGAGAATACAAAAAGCTAACTCCGCAAGATGCTTATAAGATTGTGGAAATGAGTTATTAA
- a CDS encoding lipocalin family protein: MKKQLLLFAFSALALTSCSDDDIQGYEMDMMKGDWKISKREVISGKDDKTVISTDTPTGCSVKDNLEFRTDYYTSYTTYGGVGADCQINSKIEGTYDYDTETKDLTIKYVNDSPRKYRIVILTSSEMRIKQMYDNIDQNGDQIVDAEYISYKR; encoded by the coding sequence ATGAAAAAACAATTACTTTTATTTGCCTTTTCAGCGTTAGCGCTTACTTCTTGTTCAGATGATGATATCCAGGGTTATGAAATGGATATGATGAAAGGTGATTGGAAGATCAGTAAAAGAGAAGTTATCTCCGGAAAAGATGATAAAACAGTAATTTCTACAGATACTCCTACAGGATGTTCTGTTAAAGACAATCTAGAATTCAGAACCGACTATTATACTTCGTATACAACTTATGGAGGAGTTGGAGCTGACTGTCAGATAAATTCTAAAATCGAAGGTACATACGACTACGATACAGAAACAAAGGATCTGACAATTAAATATGTAAATGACAGCCCAAGAAAATATAGAATAGTTATTCTTACAAGCTCGGAAATGAGGATAAAGCAGATGTATGACAATATCGATCAAAATGGTGATCAAATTGTAGACGCAGAATACATTTCTTATAAAAGATAA
- a CDS encoding GDSL-type esterase/lipase family protein: MKKMLSAFLLLTFALFFSQEKKPMFWQDIQNFKKLDQETAPPKDAILLIGSSSFTKWTDVANYFPDKTIINRGFGGSRLTDLNYYANDLLNPYQPKQIIVYCGENDFADNAQLKAEVVVDRFKTFYKKIRQKFPKIEVDYISIKYSPSREKLWPQMKEANRQIAAFMKKEPNAEFIDITKVMEDNTGNVRKDLFVEDMLHMTLEGYKLWTSVMNPYMK; the protein is encoded by the coding sequence ATGAAGAAGATGTTATCAGCATTTCTATTGCTGACTTTTGCCCTTTTCTTTTCACAGGAAAAAAAGCCAATGTTTTGGCAGGATATTCAGAATTTCAAAAAACTGGATCAGGAAACTGCGCCGCCAAAAGATGCCATTCTTTTAATCGGAAGTTCGTCTTTCACAAAATGGACGGATGTTGCCAACTATTTTCCTGATAAAACGATTATCAACAGAGGATTTGGAGGTTCAAGATTAACGGATCTAAATTATTATGCTAACGACCTTCTAAATCCTTATCAGCCAAAGCAAATTATTGTTTACTGTGGTGAAAATGATTTTGCGGATAATGCCCAATTAAAAGCTGAAGTCGTTGTTGACAGGTTTAAAACCTTTTACAAAAAAATCCGTCAAAAGTTTCCGAAAATTGAAGTTGATTATATCTCCATAAAATATTCTCCAAGTCGCGAAAAGCTTTGGCCACAAATGAAAGAAGCAAACAGACAAATTGCGGCTTTCATGAAAAAAGAACCGAATGCAGAGTTTATTGATATAACAAAAGTAATGGAAGACAATACTGGAAATGTAAGGAAAGATCTTTTCGTAGAAGATATGCTTCATATGACTCTGGAAGGTTATAAGCTGTGGACTTCTGTGATGAATCCTTATATGAAATGA
- a CDS encoding DEAD/DEAH box helicase has translation MEKLTFADFDLPVKVLDVLADLNLFEPTPIQEKSIGPILSGRDVMGIAQTGTGKTLAYLLPVLKTWKYNKNGNPTVLVLVPTRELVVQVSEILETLTENITARVIGIYGGKNINTQKLLFNNGCDILVGTPGRVMDLAIDNAISLKEVQKLIIDEFDEMLNLGFRPQLTHIFEMMKDKRQNILFSATMTDAVDEMLDQYFAGPIEISLAKSGTPLEKIEQTAYKVENFNTKINLLEHLLKNNTDMSKVLIFTNNKKNSDLLFTKIDELFPEQFDVIHSNKSQNYRLKAMKRFENEEIRGLITTDVMARGLDISNITHVINFETPEVPEQYIHRIGRTGRADKDGKAVTFVTKKEEALILDIELLMDKELKYIDFPEEVKINPKKIASEEDQIIMKNPAQAKLYDGGGAFHEKKDKNKKENWGGPSKRKTPKKFGANRAQQKAISKSKRKK, from the coding sequence ATGGAAAAACTCACTTTTGCAGATTTTGACCTTCCGGTTAAAGTTCTTGATGTTTTAGCGGATCTGAATTTATTTGAACCTACACCTATTCAGGAAAAGAGTATCGGGCCGATTCTTTCTGGAAGAGATGTAATGGGAATTGCACAAACGGGAACCGGGAAAACATTAGCATATCTTCTGCCTGTTCTTAAGACTTGGAAATATAATAAAAATGGAAATCCAACAGTGTTAGTATTGGTTCCTACAAGAGAATTGGTGGTACAGGTTTCAGAAATTCTTGAGACACTGACAGAAAATATTACAGCTAGAGTGATTGGAATATATGGAGGCAAGAATATAAATACACAAAAATTATTGTTTAATAATGGTTGTGATATTTTGGTGGGAACTCCAGGAAGAGTAATGGATTTAGCGATTGATAATGCCATTTCTCTAAAGGAAGTTCAGAAGCTGATTATTGATGAGTTTGACGAAATGCTTAACCTTGGTTTCAGACCACAGTTAACGCATATTTTCGAAATGATGAAAGATAAAAGACAGAATATTCTTTTTTCTGCAACCATGACAGACGCAGTGGACGAAATGCTGGATCAGTATTTTGCAGGTCCTATTGAGATCTCATTGGCGAAATCGGGAACTCCTCTTGAAAAAATTGAACAGACTGCTTATAAAGTAGAAAATTTTAATACTAAAATTAATTTACTTGAGCATTTACTGAAAAACAATACGGATATGTCCAAAGTATTGATTTTTACAAATAATAAAAAAAATTCAGATCTTTTATTTACAAAAATTGATGAGCTTTTCCCTGAACAATTTGATGTAATTCACTCTAATAAATCTCAAAACTACAGACTTAAAGCGATGAAACGTTTTGAGAATGAAGAAATAAGAGGATTGATAACGACAGACGTTATGGCGAGAGGTCTTGATATCTCAAACATTACCCATGTTATCAACTTTGAAACACCTGAAGTTCCTGAGCAATATATTCACAGAATCGGTAGGACGGGTAGAGCAGACAAAGACGGTAAGGCTGTTACTTTTGTAACTAAAAAAGAAGAAGCTTTGATCCTTGACATTGAGTTGCTGATGGATAAAGAATTAAAATACATCGATTTCCCTGAAGAAGTGAAGATTAATCCTAAAAAGATTGCTTCTGAAGAAGATCAAATTATCATGAAAAATCCTGCACAAGCAAAACTGTACGACGGCGGTGGAGCTTTCCATGAGAAAAAAGATAAAAATAAGAAAGAAAACTGGGGCGGACCTTCAAAAAGAAAGACTCCGAAGAAATTTGGAGCAAACAGAGCTCAGCAAAAAGCAATTTCAAAATCTAAAAGAAAGAAATAA